One genomic window of Cannabis sativa cultivar Pink pepper isolate KNU-18-1 chromosome 2, ASM2916894v1, whole genome shotgun sequence includes the following:
- the LOC115719766 gene encoding ABC transporter F family member 1, with the protein MVSDASKKKAAQKKAAAAAKRGGKAAASSASSKAAVSQNGADKLANGVGALEISDRTCTGVLCSHPLSRDIRIESLSVTFHGHDLIVDSELELNYGRRYGLLGLNGCGKSTLLNAIGHRELPIPDHMDIYHLSREIEASDMSSLEAVISCDEEKIRLEKEVELLSAQDDGGGEQLERIYERLEAMDAATAEKRAAEILYGLGFDKEMQAKKTRDFSGGWRMRIALARALFINPTILLLDEPTNHLDLEACVWLEETLKKFERILVVISHSQDFLNGVCTNIIHMQSKKLKIYSGNYDQYVQTRSELEENQMKQYKWEQEQIAGMKEYIARFGHGSAKLARQAQSKEKTLAKMERGGLTEKVARDKVLVFRFVDVGKLPPPVLQFVEVTFGYTPDNLIYKNIDFGVDLDSRIALVGPNGAGKSTLLKLMTGELFPLDGMVRRHNHLRIAQFHQHLTEKLDMEMSALQYMIKEYPGNEEEKMRGSIGKFGLTGKAQVMAMKNLSDGQRSRVIFAWLAFRQPHMLLLDEPTNHLDIETIDSLAEALNEWDGGLVLVSHDFRLINQVAQEIWVCENQAVTRWEGGIMDFKAHLKKKAGLSD; encoded by the exons ATGGTTTCGGACGCCAGCAAGAAGAAGGCCGCACAGAAGAAGGCCGCGGCGGCGGCCAAGCGGGGAGGCAAAGCCGCGGCGTCATCTGCTTCATCGAAGGCGGCTGTGTCACAGAATGGAGCTGATAAGTTGGCGAATGGGGTTGGGGCGCTTGAAATATCCGATCGGACTTGCACTGGTGTCCTCTGCTCTCATCCTCTCTCTAGAGATATTCGC ATAGAGTCTTTATCAGTTACTTTTCATGGGCATGATCTCATTGTGGATTCTGAATTGGAGCTCAATTATGGCAG ACGTTATGGTTTGCTTGGATTAAATGGGTGCGGTAAGTCTACTCTTCTCAATGCAATTGGGCACAGAGAGCTTCCCATACCTGACCACATGGATATATATCACCTGTCTCGAGAAATTGAAGCTTCTGACATGTCTTCGCTTGAGGCTGTCATAAGCTGTGATGAGGAGAAGATAAGATTGGAGAAAGAAGTTGAGCTCTTGTCAGCGCAG GATGATGGAGGCGGGGAACAGCTTGAAAGAATTTATGAACGTCTGGAGGCCATGGATGCAGCTACAGCAGAGAAACGTGCTGCTGAGATATTGTACGGTCTTGGATTTGACAAAGAGATGCAGGCAAAGAAAACCAGAGATTTCTCTGGTGGCTGGAGGATGAGGATAGCATTGGCCAGGGCACTATTCATTAACCCAACCATTTTGTTGCTCGATGAGCCAACCAATCATCTTG ACTTGGAAGCCTGTGTGTGGTTGGAGGAGACCTTGAAGAAATTTGAGCGCATTCTGGTTGTAATATCACATTCTCAGGATTTTCTGAATGGAGTGTGCACAAACATCATCCACATGCAAAGCAAGAAACTGAAGATTTACAGTGGAAATTATGATCAGTATGTTCAGACACGTTCTGAACTGGAGGAGAATCAAATGAAACAGTACAAGTGGGAGCAGGAACAGATTGCTGGAATGAAGGAGTATATTGCACGGTTTGGGCATGGATCTGCAAAACTAGCTCGCCAAGCACAAAGTAAGGAGAAAACCCTTGCGAAAATGGAGCGTGGTGGACTTACTGAGAAGGTTGCCAGAGACAAGGTTTTGGTCTTCCGTTTTGTTGATGTTGGGAAGCTTCCTCCACCAGTGCTTCAGTTTGTTGAAGTAACATTTGGTTACACACCTGATAACCTAATTTACAAGAACATTGATTTTGGAGTTGATCTGGACTCACGAATTGCCTTGGTTGGACCCAATGGAGCTGGGAAGAGTACGCTTCTGAAGCTGATGACGGGGGAATTATTTCCTCTAGATGGCATGGTCCGACGACACAATCACCTTAGAATTGCTCAGTTCCATCAGCACTTGACTGAGAAGCTTGACATGGAGATGTCGGCCTTGCAGTATATGATCAAAGAGTATCCTGGAAATGAGGAGGAAAAGATGAGGGGTTCAATTGGAAAGTTTGGCCTAACAGGTAAGGCTCAGGTTATGGCTATGAAGAATCTGTCAGATGGCCAACGGAGCCGTGTTATCTTTGCTTGGTTGGCTTTTAGGCAACCCCATATGCTTCTCCTTGATGAGCCAACTAACCATTTGGATATCGAGACAATCGATTCCCTAGCTGAGGCATTGAACGAGTGGGATGGTGGTTTGGTTCTTGTTAGTCACGATTTCAGGCTCATCAACCAGGTTGCCCAGGAGATTTGGGTTTGTGAAAATCAAGCTGTGACCAGATGGGAGGGTGGTATTATGGACTTTAAGGCGCATTTGAAGAAGAAAGCTGGTTTATCTGACTGA
- the LOC133034805 gene encoding uncharacterized protein LOC133034805 — MGNLNFHTYKTPLFFFLNTYLLKLVIYDNFTNFSKLTLPFEFLLSADSLSLNSPTPNATHQPQTVTHETLTHAQPQSQTVTDAQPTELEENPNPNHPHRRSTDAQPTENVEGNYTSYNSSVGPLHRSCHMAGGSYYYPKIKAKFEEFNLLDRVGESPFKQFFEREPIQFSGAFFHQLMLHKIKSDKPDEVHFYVGRKRCRSGRVEFGLVTGLNLLPGPTEEDIKQNGSSDRLIMEYFNGSASISFGQLRRVFESCTEADDVYKLGMALFVMGVLTGKEKKTIVPPFMIRMVDNLPFFYEYPWGKISYTKVMETCNKDYLDVKNKMLKKIEKGVTQKEAKYAAYGYTAALQYWAYEAILQLGNEYAVRRSHRFPRMVNWESKPNTTLGKDEVTRLFAKTLTVYFMLCPRPTEIEFVS, encoded by the exons atgggaaatttgaatttccataCTTACAAAACcccattattttttttcctaaatacatatttactaaaattggtaatatatgacaattttactaatttttcaaaactaACCCTCCCATTTGAATTCCTACTCTCAgccgactctctctctctcaactcacCAACACCCAATGCCACCCATCAACCCCAAACGGTCACCCACGAAACGCTCACCCACGCTCAACCCCAATCCCAAACGGTCACCGACGCTCAACCCACGGAACTCGAAGAAAACCCCAACCCCAACCACCCTCACCGACGATCAACCGACGCTCAACCCACAGAAAATGTCGAAG ggAACTACACATCTTATAATTCCAGTGTCGGACCATTACACAGGTCGTGTCACATGGCGGGGGGTAGTTACTACTACCCGAAGATTAAGGCTAAATTTGAAGAATTCAACCTATTGGACAGGGTGGGGGAATCCCCTTTCAAACAGTTTTTCGAGAGAGAGCCCATACAATTTTCAGGAGCATTTTTTCATCAATTGATGCTTCACAAAATAAAATCTGACAAGCCGGACGAGGTGCATTTCTATGTGGGAAGGAAGAGATGTAGATCTGGGAGGGTGGAGTTCGGCTTGGTCACTGGGTTAAACTTGTTGCCCGGCCCTACTGAGGAAGACATCAAACAAAATGGAAGCTCTGACCGGTTGATTATGGAATATTTCAACGGTAGTGCTTCGATCAGCTTCGGCCAACTGCGCAGAGTTTTTGAGAGCTGCACAGAAGCTGATGATGTCTACAAGTTGGGGATGGCCTTGTTTGTTATGGGCGTCCTCACTGGTAAGGAGAAGAAGACTATCGTTCCTCCTTTTATGATAAGAATGGTTGATAACCTTCCATTCTTCTACGAGTACCCCTGGGGAAAGATTTCTTACACCAAGGTGATGGAAACTTGTAACAAGGATTACTTGGATGTGAAGAATAAGATGTTGAAAAAGATTGAGAAGGGAGTCACTCAGAAGGAGGCAAAATACGCAGCCTACGGCTATACTGCAGCGTTGCAGTATTGGGCATACGAGGCCATATTACAGCTGGGCAACGAGTATGCAGTGAGGAGGTCGCATCGCTTTCCGAGAATGGTCAACTGGGAGAGTAAGCCGAACACTACACTCGGGAAGGATGAAGTGACCAGATTATTTGCTAAAACT TTGACAGTGTACTTCATGTTATGTCCTCGGCCGACCGAGATTGAGTTTGTGAGTTAG
- the LOC133034806 gene encoding uncharacterized protein LOC133034806, translated as MFCTPEKTNITSIGDTQDSEVQVLEIAPEVMENRRKRRRPRWFAEYTEMKKARATSTLVNADPLRVVDRKLLKTFHNWVLGQIGNKYSRECFTGRYHSSWFLELHTSKFWLGNDHLDAALHLMRRRQHFYPEVYPNRCVIMPCIFPVGVIARWEAAGDDQANYQWDESILDLIRGDESQFLASWKNKERIYMTLYFDGAKHWVALEVDLDYWLLNIFDSSLGSISPNELKSHLAMWEKLLPNLLLQAGLFETHDMILVPQLTASESQVRNFTSKVMDRAVVPQKKTSGNCGMYVIEHIEHSMLETTFDNMHDENMKKFRERWCVDLFYQNLA; from the exons ATGTTCTGTACACCTGAGAAGACGAATATCACCAGCATCGGGGATACTCAGGATTCTGAGGTGCAGGTGTTAGAGATAGCTCCAGAAGTCATGGAGAACCGGAGGAAGAGAAGGCGGCCTAGGTGGTTCGCTGAGTACACTGAAATGAAGAAGGCTAGAGCTACTTCGACACTCGTGaatgcggacccacttagagtggtTGATCGGAAGCTGCTCAAGACTTTTCACAATTGGGTACTCGGCCAGATTGGGAACAAGTACTCGAGAGAGTGCTTCACCGGTCGATACCATTCGTCTTGGTTCCTCGAACTACATACTTCGAAGTTTTGGCTTGGAAACGAT CATTTGGATGCGGCACTCCATTTGATGAGGAGGCGACAACACTTTTATCCAGAGGTCTACCCAAATAGATGTGTCATCATGCCGTGTATTTTCCCAGTAGGAGTTATTGCTCGGTGGGAAGCTGCGGGTGATGACCAGGCTAACTATCAGTGGGACGAGAGCATATTAGATTTGATTCGAGGGGATGAAAGTCAATTCTTGGCCAGTTGGAAGAATAAGGAGAGAATATATATGACCCTCTACTTCGATGGAGCAAAGCATTGGGTGGCACTAGAGGTAGATCTGGATTATTGGTTGTTGAACATATTTGACTCGAGCCTCGGATCGATTTCCCCGAACGAATTGAAGAGTCACCTGGCAATGTGGGAAAAATTACTACCAAATTTGCTGCTGCAGGCTGGCCTATTCGAGACTCATGACATGATCCTCGTGCCTCAACTTACCGCCTCAGAGAGCCAGGTCAGAAATTTCACTTCAAAAGTCATGGATCGGGCCGTTGTTCCACAGAAAAAGACAAG CGGTAACTGCGGGATGTACGTGATAGAGCACATTGAGCATAGTATGCTGGAGACTACGTTTGATAATATGCACGATGAGAATATGAAGAAATTTAGAGAGCGGTGGTGTGTAGATTTGTTTTACCAGAATTTAGCATGA